One Vicia villosa cultivar HV-30 ecotype Madison, WI linkage group LG5, Vvil1.0, whole genome shotgun sequence genomic window, ttgtaatccgtgcgattagtggattaaatcctcagttgaggtaaatcatctctgcgggggtggactggagtagtttagttaacaacgaaccaggataaaaataactgtgcaatttatttttatctgtcaagtttttaaagctacacttattcaaaccccccccccctttctaagtgtttttctatccttcatatctCCACATGCTTTGTTCTATCATGTTATAACGGGTTCTTAGCAATGCTAATAGCAGCCTTTTTATCACATAATATCTTCATGGGGTGATTGGTAGGAATTTTTATCTCATCTAGCATTCGCTTAAGCCAAATTCCTTTAAAAATACCCTGTGACATAGCTTTGAATTCTGCTTCTGCACTACTCCTAGCCACAACATATTGTTTCTTGCTTCTCCAAGTTACCATATTACCCCATACAAATGTGCAGTAGCCTGTAGTCGATTTCCTATCAGATAAACATCATGCCCAATCAGAATCGGTGTAGACTTCAATGCCTTTGTTTGagttcttttgaaaaataaagtCCTCGGCTTGGCGTACCTTTCAGGTATTAGAGAATTTTGTTCACATTTCTCATGTCAGTTTTAGTTGGATTTGACATATAACGACTAGCCATGCTTAGAGCAAAACCAATGTCTGGTCTGGTGTGAGCTAGATAGATTAGTTTTCCGACTAGACTTTGATATATATCTTTATTAACTGGTACATTCTCATCTTCCCTCCTTTTTCCTTGTTCTATGGGAGTATTGACAGCTTTGCATCCAAGCATATTTGTTTCTTGAAGTAAATCCATAGTGTACTTCCTTTGAGAAACTGAAATACCATTCTTTGTTCGTGTAATTTCCATCactagaaaatacttgagttgtccTAAGTCTTTGACTTCAAATTTTTTTTCTAGAAGTTTCTTTAACTAGTTGACTTGTGTATCATCATCTCCACTAATTACGATATCATCAGCATAGACAATAAACAAAGCTATATTCCCATCCAAAAAGTGCTTGACAAACATAATATGGTCTGTTTGACATTGAACAAAACCATCTTGCTTGACAACTTTTGTTAGCCTATCAAACCATTCCCCTGGTGATTGTTCGAGGCGATATAGAGATTTGTAAATTCGACACACCATGTTGGAGGTTCCAAGTGATTCAAGTCCCAGAGGAATTTGCATATATACCTCTTCTTCTAACACTCCATTTAGAAATTCATTCTTTATGTCTAGTTGGTGTAAGGGTCAATATAGATTTGCTGTCAAAGATAGTAGAACCCGGACAGAATTGAGCTTCCCAACAGGCGCAAAAGTATCCTTATAATCCACCCCATATGATTGTCTGAACCTCTTAGCAACCAACCGAGCTTTGTACTTTTTTATACTCCCATCAGCATTGTGCTTAATTAAAAATATCCACTTGCATCCTACTACTTTCTTCCCTTCTGGTATAGCAGTGATCTCCCATGTGCCATTTCTTACAAGTGCTTGAACTTCTTCTCTTACAACTGATATCCATTTAGGTTTCTGCAATGCTTCTTGAATATTATTTGGAATTTTTATGTTGTCAACAACTGCTACAAAGGACCTGTAACTCTGTGATAGTTTTCCATAGGAGATATATTTTCCAATAGGGTGTTTAGTGCAAGTTTCAACCCCTTTTCTTATAGCAATATGAATATCAATATTTTTTGTATCAACATGTTCAGAGTTAGGAAGAATATTACCTGTGGGAACTTCATTTTCTAGAGTCTGCTTTGACTCATGGCCTTGCATTGGAGCTCTGCTTGACTCTACCTCATTCCTTctctttttaaaacaaaaccccTTCCACTTACCTTTTTTTGGATCACAATCATGTTGAGATATGATTGAGATTATAATTGGTCTTATTTCCGTCATAGCTTCATTTGTCCTTTCACTCGGCTGAATGTTAGAGGTTTGGTCTGGTAATTTTTCAGCTGGTTTAGGCATAGGTTCGGCTGATTGAGTGTTGTCGGTTTGGTATGGTAAGATTTTGTCATGTTCAGTTAGTTTAAAAGGAAAAAGTTGGTATTCTAAATTTTCGATATGCTCCCCTTGAATACTGGTTTTGGTGTAATATGGTTGATTTTCAAAGAAGGTTACACCCATAGAATGGTAAAAAAATTTGGTATGGGAGAGAGTAACACCTATATCCCTTACAGTGAGGAGAGTAACCAAGAGAAAATGCATTTGATGGATTTTGGGTCTAATTTGCTTCAGTGAGTGTTGAGGTTATGGACAAAAGTTGAGCATCCAAATTTTTTAATGGAATAGAGGAAAAAATTTGCTGGTTGGAAATAGGTTTTGAAGTGTGGAGAGTGGGGTCTTAAAGTTAAGGATACGGGAGGGTGTTCGATTTATAAGGTGAGTTGCTGAAAGGTCAGCTTCTCCCCAAAATTGTAGTGGGACATTTTTGGATAACATGATTGATCTAGTCACTTCCAAAAGGTTTCTATTCTTCCTTTCCGCTACTCCATTTTGGTGGGGAGTGTCCACACACGAGCTTTGGTGAATAATTCCAACCTTTTGAAGAtaggaatttagagcaagttgtAATACTCATGGCCATTATCAGTTCTAAGTATCTGAATATTGCTTTGGAATTGTGTTTGTACCATCTTatgataaatttcaaaaattatccCTACTTCTGATTTTTCCTTCATTAGAAACACCCAGGTAACACGTGCGTGATCATCAATAAAGGTGACAAACTATCTCGAGCCTGTAATGTTGCGGACTCGTAATGGTccccatacatcactatgaattAGTGAAAAAGGTTTGGAGGGTTTATAGGATTGGGGTGGGTGATGGTTTCGGGTATGTTTAGACAATTGGCAAATTTCACACTGAAAATGTTCCTTCTTTTTAATGAATAAAGAGGGAAACATTTTTTCCAAGTATATGAAATTTGGGTGGCCTAATCTATAGTACCACATCATTACAAGATTATTATCACTAGAAACTATAGCTGCAACATGATAATTATTCTTGagtttttcttctaatttttccaCTTGAAGGAGGTAGAGTCCAACACATTCTTCATCATTACCAATCGTCTTCCCCGACTCCAAATTCTGAAATTCACATAAGTTAGGGAAGAATTTAGtaacacatttcaaatctcttGTAATCTTTCTAATAGACAGGAAGTTATAATCCAGTTTAGGCACATACAAAACAAAGTCAAGTGTAATATTTGATGAAATTATAATTGACCC contains:
- the LOC131604129 gene encoding uncharacterized protein LOC131604129; this encodes MDLDEVRERILGTKTLLKIREAFLEVRREESRKKIMLGTPNSVTYSESSVMAARGNQPRPPKKKTRPWCDHCKRPSHTKETCWIIHGKPLETKLFKCKEGRGNTSFNNQEAEVYSNSSHFRKERMEALQKPLQQTILTKEKGGTSIVTQRGNYLHALNTSKEKTKSWIVDSGASDHMTGDFTLFSSYSPCPYNYNVRISDGTHSKVMNLESGKTIGNDEECVGLYLLQVEKLEEKLKNNYHVAAIVSSDNNLVMMWDIGVTLSHTKFFYHSMGVTFFENQPYYTKTSIQGEHIENLEYQLFPFKLTEHDKILPYQTDNTQSAEPMPKPAEKLPDQTSNIQPSERTNEAMTEIRPIIISIISQHDCDPKKGKWKGFCFKKRRNEVESSRAPMQGHESKQTLENEVPTGNILPNSEHVDTKNIDIHIAIRKGVETCTKHPIGKYISYGKLSQSYRSFVAVVDNIKIPNNIQEALQKPKWISVVREEVQALVRNGTWEITAIPEGKKVVGCKWIFLIKHNADGSIKKYKARLVAKRFRQSYGVDYKDTFAPVGKLNSVRVLLSLTANLY